In a single window of the Methanofollis ethanolicus genome:
- a CDS encoding ABC transporter substrate-binding protein, whose protein sequence is MTVYVAMDDTDNLESRGTGRLARAVAAALAETYTVYGVTRHQLFFNEAIPYTSHNSCAVVHLPGEGKANIPEIFETTKEIMLGDFVEGSDPGLAVAAAEQISPALVAFGKDAKCTVLTQEKARTLSRNLGIRLEGLGGTEDGVIGSMAGIGLASTGNDGRFLQIGRVREITGPAEVDTLLGAGIDMICTLDGRPVDGGTIWCKEGKSVKPCPIGGRAVLYVEEKDGQLWGVKRD, encoded by the coding sequence ATGACAGTCTATGTTGCAATGGACGACACCGACAACCTCGAGTCACGCGGGACCGGGCGGCTTGCACGGGCCGTCGCCGCCGCCCTCGCGGAGACCTATACCGTGTACGGTGTCACCCGCCACCAGCTCTTCTTCAATGAAGCGATCCCCTACACCTCCCACAACTCCTGTGCGGTCGTCCACCTCCCCGGGGAAGGGAAGGCCAACATCCCGGAGATCTTCGAGACGACAAAGGAGATCATGCTCGGAGACTTCGTCGAGGGAAGCGACCCCGGCCTTGCGGTCGCCGCGGCAGAACAGATCTCTCCTGCCCTCGTCGCCTTTGGCAAGGACGCAAAATGTACCGTGCTTACCCAGGAGAAAGCGCGGACACTCTCCCGCAACCTCGGCATCAGGCTCGAAGGGCTCGGCGGCACAGAGGACGGCGTGATCGGGTCTATGGCCGGGATCGGACTTGCCTCCACAGGGAACGACGGGAGGTTCCTCCAGATTGGTCGGGTCAGGGAGATCACAGGCCCCGCAGAGGTCGACACTCTTCTCGGCGCCGGCATCGATATGATCTGCACCCTTGACGGCAGACCGGTCGACGGCGGAACAATCTGGTGCAAAGAGGGCAAGTCTGTCAAACCCTGTCCGATCGGTGGCAGGGCCGTCCTCTACGTCGAAGAGAAGGACGGGCAACTCTGGGGAGTAAAGAGAGACTGA
- a CDS encoding ECF transporter S component yields MMAVKDPYFSLYETALLSLCGAFVFVAKTMVKIPLHVPGHSGIFIAIPFIIGAGLVKKPGAATYIGLISGLLFSFFGLEPLHLFDVFKYVAMGLVVDAVSVLFAFRMENPAVGFIAGAAGNIAKMAVNYSVHILLGVPATFIILGIGISSVTFLICGGIGGAIGALVIGRLLRAGVIGGHGT; encoded by the coding sequence ATGATGGCGGTGAAAGATCCCTACTTTTCCCTGTATGAGACTGCCCTCCTTTCCCTCTGCGGGGCGTTTGTCTTCGTCGCGAAGACCATGGTCAAGATCCCCCTCCACGTGCCGGGCCACTCCGGGATCTTCATCGCGATCCCTTTCATCATCGGTGCCGGGCTCGTCAAAAAGCCCGGGGCCGCCACCTATATCGGGCTGATCTCAGGTCTCCTATTCTCCTTCTTCGGCCTTGAACCTCTCCACCTCTTCGATGTCTTCAAGTACGTGGCAATGGGCCTCGTCGTCGACGCCGTCTCCGTTCTCTTCGCCTTCCGCATGGAAAACCCGGCCGTCGGCTTCATCGCCGGGGCGGCCGGCAACATCGCGAAGATGGCGGTGAACTACAGCGTCCACATTCTCCTCGGTGTCCCGGCCACCTTCATCATCCTCGGCATCGGCATCTCTTCGGTGACCTTTCTGATCTGCGGCGGGATCGGTGGGGCGATCGGCGCTCTTGTCATCGGCCGCCTCCTCAGGGCCGGAGTGATCGGAGGCCATGGTACCTGA
- a CDS encoding ABC transporter ATP-binding protein, producing the protein MVPDAILIEGLSVSYPPDRSGQERRALKGVSFAVREGEFVLLAGPSGSGKSTLLRCINGLIPHSHRGTAEGRVVVRGHEVRDCQVCRLALEVGTVFQDPDHQLFTTSVEAELAFGLEQIGLSHLEMEARISHAAGTMGIDYLLKRDVDALSWGEKQRVAIAAVLAMEPSVLLLDEPTSGLDVDASRRLVAVLSHLNRERSLTIVVAEHRTAPFLQVCTRVVGIRDGTVVSDGPPVASAGPLPEAFSAVTAPGTGNLLLAFEGVTYTYPGQDHPALDSVTFGVGAGEIVLLTGPNGSGKSTLLRHANGLLRPDRGKVIVNGRETVSLTVAAAARSIGLLAQHADTQLFAETVRDEIAFAPENLGYAPEKTGLCVQRALKILGLERIGTDTPPLNLSVGEKQRVAIASILAMDTPVLVLDEPTLGLDPARKTELAALLRDRTGAGCAVLVATHDPEFAAFCGGRRVALRGGRIVAEGDEG; encoded by the coding sequence ATGGTACCTGACGCGATCCTCATCGAGGGACTCTCGGTCTCCTATCCGCCCGACAGGTCGGGGCAGGAGAGGCGAGCACTCAAGGGCGTCTCCTTTGCCGTCAGGGAGGGGGAGTTCGTCCTCCTTGCCGGCCCCTCGGGATCGGGCAAGTCCACATTGCTGCGGTGCATCAACGGCCTCATTCCCCACTCGCACCGGGGGACGGCAGAGGGCCGGGTCGTCGTCCGCGGCCACGAGGTGAGGGACTGTCAGGTCTGCCGCCTTGCCCTTGAGGTCGGGACAGTTTTCCAGGACCCCGACCACCAGCTCTTCACCACCAGTGTCGAGGCCGAACTCGCCTTCGGGCTCGAACAGATCGGCCTCTCCCACCTGGAGATGGAGGCACGGATCAGTCATGCGGCCGGGACGATGGGGATCGACTATCTCCTGAAGAGGGATGTGGACGCCCTCTCCTGGGGGGAGAAACAGCGGGTGGCGATCGCGGCGGTCCTTGCGATGGAGCCCTCCGTTCTCCTCCTCGACGAGCCCACATCAGGGCTCGACGTCGACGCCTCCCGGAGGCTTGTTGCAGTCCTCTCCCACCTGAACAGGGAGAGGAGCCTGACCATCGTCGTCGCGGAGCACCGCACCGCCCCCTTCCTGCAAGTCTGCACGCGTGTCGTCGGCATCAGGGACGGGACGGTCGTATCCGACGGCCCTCCCGTGGCATCTGCCGGACCCCTACCTGAGGCATTTTCGGCCGTCACCGCACCCGGCACCGGAAACCTCCTCCTCGCTTTCGAAGGAGTGACCTATACCTACCCGGGCCAGGACCACCCGGCCCTCGACAGCGTGACCTTCGGGGTCGGTGCCGGCGAGATCGTCCTCCTCACCGGGCCGAACGGCTCGGGGAAGAGCACTCTCCTGCGGCATGCGAACGGGCTTCTCCGACCGGACCGGGGGAAGGTTATCGTGAACGGTCGGGAGACGGTTTCCCTCACCGTGGCCGCGGCCGCCCGCTCAATCGGGCTCCTTGCCCAGCACGCCGACACGCAACTCTTCGCGGAGACGGTCAGGGACGAGATCGCCTTTGCACCTGAAAACCTTGGATATGCCCCGGAAAAAACCGGCCTCTGCGTGCAAAGGGCGCTGAAGATACTCGGCCTTGAGAGGATAGGCACGGACACGCCCCCTCTCAACCTCTCGGTGGGGGAGAAGCAGCGCGTCGCCATCGCGAGCATCCTTGCCATGGACACGCCCGTCCTCGTCCTGGACGAACCGACGCTCGGCCTCGACCCTGCACGCAAGACCGAACTTGCCGCCCTGCTGAGAGACCGCACCGGCGCCGGGTGTGCCGTCCTCGTCGCCACCCATGACCCGGAGTTCGCCGCGTTCTGTGGCGGCCGGAGGGTCGCTCTCAGGGGGGGACGGATCGTGGCGGAGGGAGACGAAGGATGA
- a CDS encoding energy-coupling factor transporter transmembrane component T family protein: MTKKGVYFVPGNTWLHRLDPATKTAALVIVSATALLTEEPLPVFALCAGVALIATLSHLFRPFVRSLRFLTPLFLFVLIIDAFFPRAVSGAVYVTTGIGPLQLILSEGGILFALAMGLRLLAIGGYSFLFIMTTPFSEFVGSMRSLGLPNTLAFSLGYALRSISALTADVAGIMDAQRSRGLEFDRGNLLENRHKILALFVPATVLVLSRARQVSEAMECRGFGCTDHPTRYGKRSVTPEDAYLILLVLACAALAAALS, from the coding sequence ATGACAAAAAAAGGCGTCTATTTCGTGCCGGGGAACACCTGGCTCCACCGCCTCGACCCGGCGACAAAGACCGCGGCCCTGGTCATCGTCAGTGCGACTGCTCTCCTCACCGAAGAGCCCCTGCCCGTCTTCGCCCTCTGTGCAGGTGTCGCCCTCATCGCTACACTCTCCCACCTATTCAGACCATTTGTACGGTCGCTACGCTTTCTGACGCCCCTCTTTCTTTTCGTCCTGATCATCGACGCCTTCTTCCCCCGCGCCGTCTCCGGCGCTGTCTACGTCACCACCGGTATCGGACCCCTCCAGCTCATCCTCTCTGAAGGCGGCATCCTTTTCGCCCTTGCAATGGGACTCCGCCTCCTTGCCATCGGCGGCTACTCTTTCCTCTTCATCATGACGACGCCCTTCTCAGAATTTGTCGGGAGCATGCGTTCTCTCGGCCTCCCGAACACCCTCGCCTTCTCCCTGGGCTATGCGCTCCGCTCCATCTCGGCTCTCACCGCAGACGTCGCCGGGATCATGGACGCCCAGAGGTCGCGGGGCCTTGAATTCGACAGGGGAAATCTGCTGGAAAATAGGCACAAGATCCTGGCGCTATTTGTCCCGGCGACGGTCTTGGTCCTTTCACGGGCGCGGCAGGTCTCGGAGGCGATGGAGTGCCGGGGATTCGGCTGCACAGACCACCCGACGCGGTACGGCAAGAGGAGCGTCACACCGGAGGACGCATACCTGATTCTGCTCGTTCTCGCCTGCGCTGCCCTTGCGGCCGCTCTCTCATAA
- a CDS encoding nitrogenase component 1, translating into MPERLCSNPVWPCAMCGAASCLSGFSGLDVVIHGSSGCYFYPASLLQTPIHATLIVEEEVIFGAEERLRRVVGEIAGTGRPVAVVQSCVPAVMGEDIGKALEGIEAFVVDSPGFTGGMEEGYRRAISALAPTVDPGETGVTIDGLNPIDPFWRGNMLEAERLVGAAGGTVAAAIAAGPLNSLRRCGAAVLQTNPGLASGIGTPAGSLLGIPATETAFERLADLRGLDVGAVLDEADAAEERIGRASDKFLSRSDPPTVAVFGEAAYATFVSDALVRYLDAEVVVRAPRNGEGAVTSLNAIRDMILETEPGLILGSSFEHAVAPDVPYVGITFPQRGRVRLRARTLAGIEGSLSLMDDVLNACQETKRL; encoded by the coding sequence ATGCCTGAACGTCTCTGCTCAAACCCGGTCTGGCCCTGCGCAATGTGCGGCGCCGCGTCCTGCCTTTCCGGCTTTTCCGGCCTTGACGTGGTGATCCACGGCTCTTCGGGCTGTTACTTTTATCCGGCCTCTCTTCTCCAGACGCCCATCCATGCCACCCTCATCGTGGAGGAGGAGGTGATCTTCGGGGCGGAGGAGCGCCTGCGCCGGGTGGTCGGCGAGATCGCGGGTACGGGCAGACCAGTGGCGGTGGTCCAGAGCTGCGTCCCTGCCGTGATGGGGGAGGACATCGGAAAGGCCCTTGAGGGGATAGAGGCGTTTGTCGTCGACAGTCCGGGTTTTACCGGCGGCATGGAGGAGGGGTACAGGCGGGCGATCTCCGCTCTTGCCCCGACCGTCGATCCCGGCGAAACCGGCGTCACCATCGACGGCCTGAACCCGATCGACCCCTTCTGGCGGGGGAACATGCTGGAGGCCGAAAGACTGGTCGGCGCGGCCGGGGGGACCGTCGCCGCTGCCATCGCCGCGGGCCCTCTCAACAGTCTCCGCCGATGCGGTGCGGCCGTCCTCCAGACCAACCCGGGCCTTGCGTCCGGTATCGGGACACCTGCCGGATCCCTCCTCGGCATCCCCGCGACAGAGACGGCCTTCGAGAGACTCGCCGATCTCCGCGGCCTCGATGTCGGGGCCGTGCTCGACGAAGCCGACGCCGCGGAGGAGAGGATCGGCCGCGCCTCAGACAAGTTCCTCTCCCGCTCTGACCCCCCGACTGTCGCCGTCTTCGGGGAGGCGGCATACGCCACCTTCGTCTCCGACGCCCTCGTCCGTTATCTCGACGCCGAGGTCGTCGTCCGTGCCCCGCGGAACGGAGAGGGCGCGGTCACCTCCCTCAACGCGATCAGGGACATGATCCTGGAGACCGAGCCCGGCCTGATCCTGGGGTCGTCCTTCGAGCATGCGGTCGCCCCTGATGTCCCCTACGTGGGGATCACCTTCCCGCAGCGCGGCCGGGTCCGCCTGCGGGCCCGCACCCTTGCCGGGATCGAGGGCTCGCTCTCCCTGATGGACGACGTCCTCAATGCCTGCCAGGAGACGAAAAGGTTATGA
- a CDS encoding nitrogenase component 1: protein MNLKTSPSSSRRYEGCTLTGALSVTTQVEDAVTVVHGPAGCAHHNFSLLHAVMADQGCLRLPSVVSTDLGERDIIFGGEEALERTVRRVVDGGAAAVFVLTTCIAGTIGDDVASVCATDFGVPVVPVPTAGFLGGVFTDGLHAALTALAGAADPVPAETETVTIIGEKNLEFEVEENYREVERLLAALGVDVGLRFVREVRFADLAKIGAGRLNILREPALAPVGEALKKRFGTPYISSFPIGMEGSISFLKEAGSALGMPSDDAVAAEEERQQEMLASFADMRGAAFSPGPMTLHAVEYAPVRRVMEALDLKADTGGAGLALPYSPPVGTAGVRRLLHRWRRQIHA, encoded by the coding sequence ATGAACTTGAAGACCTCGCCCTCCAGTTCACGCCGGTATGAGGGCTGCACCCTCACAGGCGCTCTCTCGGTCACCACACAGGTAGAGGACGCCGTCACCGTCGTGCACGGTCCTGCCGGGTGCGCCCACCACAATTTTTCTCTCCTCCATGCCGTCATGGCCGACCAGGGCTGTCTGCGCCTCCCGTCAGTGGTCTCCACCGACCTGGGCGAGCGCGATATCATCTTCGGCGGCGAGGAGGCGCTGGAGAGGACGGTCAGGCGGGTTGTCGACGGCGGGGCGGCTGCGGTCTTTGTCCTCACGACCTGCATCGCCGGGACGATCGGAGACGATGTCGCCTCTGTCTGTGCCACCGACTTCGGCGTGCCTGTCGTCCCTGTGCCGACGGCCGGTTTCCTCGGCGGTGTCTTTACGGACGGGCTGCATGCGGCCCTGACGGCCCTTGCCGGTGCGGCGGACCCGGTGCCTGCCGAGACAGAGACGGTGACGATCATCGGGGAGAAGAACCTGGAGTTCGAGGTCGAGGAGAATTACAGGGAGGTCGAAAGACTCCTTGCTGCCCTTGGTGTCGATGTCGGCCTGCGCTTTGTGCGAGAGGTCAGGTTCGCCGACCTCGCGAAAATCGGGGCCGGGCGGCTGAACATCCTCAGGGAACCTGCCCTCGCCCCTGTCGGCGAGGCACTGAAGAAGCGTTTCGGCACCCCGTACATCTCGTCATTTCCCATCGGGATGGAGGGGAGCATCAGCTTCCTGAAGGAAGCAGGGTCGGCCCTCGGCATGCCGTCGGACGACGCCGTCGCCGCGGAGGAGGAGAGGCAGCAGGAGATGCTCGCCTCCTTTGCAGACATGCGGGGGGCGGCCTTCTCCCCTGGCCCCATGACCCTTCATGCCGTGGAATATGCACCTGTGCGCCGGGTTATGGAGGCGCTCGACCTGAAGGCCGACACCGGCGGCGCCGGCCTTGCCCTCCCGTACAGTCCGCCTGTCGGGACGGCCGGGGTCAGGCGACTGCTCCACCGCTGGAGGAGGCAGATCCATGCCTGA
- the cfbC gene encoding Ni-sirohydrochlorin a,c-diamide reductive cyclase ATP-dependent reductase subunit: MKQIALYGKGGIGKSTTSANLSAALGEVGLDVLQIGCDPKHDSTRMLMHGAWIPTVLDLVRERGEGEITTDEVVFTGYAGVRCVEAGGPEPGIGCAGRGIIATFQLLERLGALKGDVIVYDVLGDVVCGGFAMPMREGYAQEVYLVTSGELMALYAANNIAKAIARLSQRSRSSCSLAGVICNAKNTEGEEELVREFARRINSEMVAYIPRSRTVQLAEIHRQTVMEYAPASEQAAVYRSLAAQVTANTRSSIPTPLEMDELEDLALQFTPV, encoded by the coding sequence ATGAAACAGATCGCCCTGTACGGCAAGGGAGGGATCGGCAAATCCACCACGTCGGCAAACCTCTCAGCGGCTCTCGGAGAGGTCGGCCTTGACGTCCTGCAGATCGGCTGTGACCCGAAGCACGATTCTACCAGGATGTTGATGCACGGGGCATGGATACCGACCGTCCTCGACCTTGTCAGGGAACGGGGCGAAGGCGAGATCACCACCGACGAGGTGGTCTTTACCGGGTATGCGGGTGTCAGGTGCGTCGAGGCCGGCGGCCCCGAGCCCGGCATCGGCTGTGCTGGCCGGGGGATCATCGCCACCTTCCAGCTCCTCGAACGTCTCGGGGCCCTGAAAGGTGACGTGATCGTCTATGACGTCCTGGGTGACGTCGTCTGCGGCGGGTTTGCGATGCCGATGCGGGAGGGATATGCGCAGGAGGTCTATCTTGTCACGTCCGGGGAACTGATGGCCCTGTACGCCGCCAACAACATCGCCAAGGCGATCGCACGGCTTTCCCAGAGGTCGCGGAGTTCGTGCAGCCTCGCCGGGGTCATCTGCAACGCGAAGAACACCGAGGGCGAGGAGGAACTTGTCCGCGAGTTTGCCCGGCGGATCAACTCCGAGATGGTCGCCTATATCCCGCGGTCCCGGACCGTGCAGCTTGCCGAGATCCACAGGCAGACGGTGATGGAGTATGCCCCTGCATCGGAGCAGGCCGCCGTCTACCGGAGTCTTGCCGCACAGGTGACAGCAAACACCCGGAGTTCGATACCGACACCCCTTGAGATGGATGAACTTGAAGACCTCGCCCTCCAGTTCACGCCGGTATGA
- a CDS encoding TrkH family potassium uptake protein, which produces MDRFEYFSSVSGDMGKILRFMGLIAAIPLIVTVAYSEWEMFVPMGLVPLLFIIVGSLLAQVPRPAREPRLSVALMAVALIWLISALIGSVPFIIGLHMSVTDSIFEAMSGWTDTGLTLLSDVGAAPKTLLFWRSFMQWLGGIGIVAFTVALASRSGLVQRGLYRSEARSEAFMPSVVGTGMAMWRIYIIITLLSFGLVLLSGVPVWDAMNLTMTAIATGGFSVTSGGISDYNNVLLELSLVIVMLAGAMPFKLYYLMYHHRTFSIFGDRQAFTLLILALSGFVVLTLDLFVLTGTDLLTAMRRGIFMAAAGISSTGFQTASPSLWPPVTTLFLIILVLIGGSSGSTAGGLKISRVLLGLESLLWWFRRIFVSGKAIIPFRHEGRTVQKNIAEVEVSKNMLIIIMYFLTIFLCTVAVLHFEPQTSFESSNVIFEITSAFCNNGISTGFVNPDMNLPTKWVFIFLMWFGRLEIVPVLVLFVGLVKGFD; this is translated from the coding sequence ATGGACCGATTCGAGTATTTCTCCAGCGTCTCAGGGGATATGGGGAAGATCCTGAGGTTCATGGGCCTGATCGCCGCCATCCCCCTCATCGTCACCGTCGCTTACTCGGAATGGGAGATGTTTGTCCCGATGGGCCTCGTCCCTCTCCTCTTCATCATCGTCGGCAGCCTGCTTGCGCAGGTGCCGCGGCCGGCGCGGGAGCCGCGCCTCTCCGTTGCGCTGATGGCGGTTGCCCTGATCTGGCTCATTTCGGCATTGATCGGATCGGTCCCCTTCATTATCGGCCTGCACATGTCGGTGACAGACAGCATCTTCGAGGCAATGTCTGGCTGGACTGATACGGGCCTGACCCTCCTCTCCGATGTCGGCGCCGCCCCGAAAACCCTCCTCTTCTGGCGTTCATTCATGCAGTGGCTCGGCGGCATCGGGATCGTCGCCTTCACCGTCGCCCTCGCGAGCAGGTCCGGCCTTGTCCAGCGCGGGCTGTACCGCTCTGAAGCACGCTCCGAGGCCTTCATGCCGAGCGTCGTCGGCACCGGCATGGCCATGTGGCGGATCTATATCATCATCACCCTCCTCTCTTTCGGGCTCGTCCTCCTCTCAGGCGTGCCTGTCTGGGATGCAATGAACCTGACCATGACGGCGATCGCCACCGGCGGTTTCTCGGTTACGTCAGGGGGCATATCAGACTACAACAACGTCCTTCTCGAACTCTCTCTCGTGATCGTGATGCTCGCCGGAGCCATGCCCTTCAAACTCTATTACCTGATGTATCATCACAGGACCTTCAGCATCTTCGGGGACCGTCAGGCCTTCACTCTCCTGATCCTCGCCCTCAGCGGTTTTGTCGTCCTCACCCTCGACCTCTTCGTCCTCACCGGCACAGACCTGCTGACCGCGATGCGCCGGGGGATATTCATGGCGGCGGCCGGGATATCGAGTACAGGTTTCCAGACTGCTTCTCCCAGTCTATGGCCACCGGTAACGACCCTCTTTCTGATCATCCTGGTGCTGATCGGGGGTTCGTCGGGTTCGACCGCCGGCGGCCTCAAGATCTCCCGTGTCCTCCTCGGCCTGGAGAGTCTTCTCTGGTGGTTCAGGCGGATCTTCGTCTCCGGCAAGGCAATTATTCCCTTCAGGCACGAGGGACGGACGGTGCAGAAGAACATCGCCGAGGTGGAGGTCTCGAAGAACATGCTCATCATCATCATGTACTTCCTGACGATTTTTCTCTGCACTGTTGCCGTCCTCCACTTCGAGCCTCAGACCTCCTTCGAGTCTTCGAATGTCATCTTCGAGATCACCTCCGCCTTCTGCAACAACGGAATCTCCACCGGTTTTGTCAACCCCGATATGAATCTCCCCACGAAATGGGTTTTCATCTTCCTGATGTGGTTCGGGAGGCTGGAGATTGTGCCGGTGCTCGTCCTCTTCGTCGGCCTTGTCAAGGGGTTTGACTGA
- a CDS encoding phosphoribulokinase, which yields MDTPVFRERIAASSSVFVIGVAGDSGSGKTTFTRAIREILGDDLVSTITLDDYHRYDRQERRKRGITPLIPEANDLDLLADHIRALKRGECIMKPVYNHDNGTFDQPVSFRPSKVLILEGLHTFFTPDLRSLIDVSIFVDPDPCVKRLWKLRRDMEGRGYAREEVIAEMKARESDYARYIAPQRRFADAVVKIAYSGYGAEASEVRNIYRVTVLQKKLVRQMMEIGLSIDLGELLTLSNRPFLLEYGISNVDGQEMSALTFDGEINHSAIRRLARNLGRQTKAEGIRVYCDRQYVTAGEVAELILAWRILNRWFVLQGDTQRTE from the coding sequence ATGGACACCCCCGTATTCAGGGAGAGGATCGCCGCTTCCTCTTCAGTCTTCGTCATCGGCGTCGCAGGCGACAGCGGGTCGGGGAAGACGACCTTCACCCGCGCGATCAGGGAGATCCTGGGCGACGACCTCGTCTCCACCATCACCCTCGACGACTACCACCGCTATGACCGGCAGGAACGGCGTAAACGGGGGATCACCCCCCTGATTCCCGAGGCGAACGATCTCGACCTGCTGGCAGACCATATCCGGGCCCTGAAACGGGGCGAGTGCATCATGAAACCGGTCTACAACCATGACAACGGGACTTTTGACCAACCTGTGTCCTTCCGGCCCTCGAAGGTGCTCATCCTCGAAGGCCTCCACACCTTCTTCACCCCCGACCTGCGCAGCCTTATCGACGTCTCCATCTTTGTGGACCCTGACCCGTGTGTCAAAAGACTCTGGAAACTGCGCCGTGATATGGAGGGGCGGGGATACGCGAGAGAGGAGGTCATTGCCGAAATGAAGGCGCGGGAGTCCGACTATGCGCGGTATATCGCCCCGCAACGCCGCTTTGCTGACGCCGTGGTGAAGATCGCCTATTCGGGCTACGGCGCGGAGGCAAGCGAGGTGAGGAATATCTACCGGGTCACAGTGCTCCAGAAAAAACTTGTTCGGCAGATGATGGAGATCGGGCTCTCCATCGATCTCGGGGAACTCCTCACGCTCTCTAACCGGCCCTTTCTCCTCGAGTACGGGATATCAAACGTCGACGGTCAGGAGATGAGCGCCCTCACCTTCGACGGCGAGATCAACCACTCGGCGATCCGGAGATTGGCGAGGAACCTCGGACGGCAGACAAAGGCCGAGGGCATCAGGGTCTACTGCGACAGGCAGTACGTCACCGCCGGCGAGGTTGCCGAACTCATCCTTGCCTGGCGGATCCTCAACCGCTGGTTCGTGCTGCAGGGGGATACACAACGCACAGAATAA
- a CDS encoding desulfoferrodoxin produces the protein MTELLDVYKCEKCGNVVKIAHAGDGQLVCCGAPMVKMEEKTSDVGKEKHVPVLEKTETGIRVKVGGVPHPMEEKHYIEWVEVRKGRKLYVHKLKPGDAPEAVFHIDDVNAKTRIYCNIHGLWTNRK, from the coding sequence ATGACCGAACTGCTGGACGTTTATAAATGTGAAAAGTGCGGGAATGTCGTGAAGATCGCACATGCCGGCGACGGGCAGCTGGTCTGCTGCGGAGCGCCGATGGTGAAGATGGAGGAGAAGACCTCCGACGTCGGGAAGGAGAAGCACGTCCCCGTCCTCGAGAAGACGGAGACGGGGATCAGAGTGAAGGTGGGCGGCGTCCCGCACCCAATGGAGGAGAAACACTATATCGAGTGGGTCGAGGTGCGGAAGGGGCGTAAACTCTATGTCCACAAGCTCAAGCCCGGCGACGCCCCCGAGGCCGTCTTCCACATCGACGACGTCAACGCAAAGACCCGGATCTACTGCAATATCCACGGCCTCTGGACGAACAGGAAATAA
- a CDS encoding FprA family A-type flavoprotein: protein MAVREIVPDVYSVGVVDWDLRLFDALIGTPEGTSYNAFVVRGTEKTALIDTVDPKFDEELLKNLMKLGMSSLDYIVINHAEQDHSGTLPLLLEMFPGATVIADEKCCDLLDRLLQIPPERIQMVKDGDTLDLGGKTLEFLVTPWVHWPETMLTFEKEDGILFSCDLFGSHLATSELFVRDFTTVYHAAKRYYAEIMMPFRTSVKAAMQKTAERDVAIIAPSHGPLYRDPSLILGAYEDWTSDAVKNLVLIPYVSMHGSTAKMVSFFTDALIERGVEVRPYDLTRADLGEVAMTSVDAATIVIAAPTVLFGPHPAAVHAAYLLGALKPKTKFVSVIGSFGWGGRAVQYITDTLAPLKAEMIDPVYVRGYPGPEDLSALTDLADTIVKKHEGIVTEP from the coding sequence ATGGCCGTACGGGAGATTGTGCCTGATGTCTACTCGGTGGGTGTCGTCGACTGGGACCTGCGGCTCTTCGACGCCCTGATCGGCACCCCCGAGGGGACGAGTTACAATGCCTTCGTGGTCAGGGGGACGGAGAAGACCGCACTCATCGACACCGTCGACCCGAAGTTCGATGAAGAACTCCTGAAGAACCTGATGAAGCTCGGCATGTCGTCCCTGGACTACATCGTCATCAACCATGCCGAACAGGACCACTCGGGCACCCTGCCTCTCCTCCTGGAGATGTTCCCCGGAGCGACGGTCATCGCTGACGAGAAGTGCTGCGACCTCCTCGACCGCCTCCTGCAGATCCCGCCCGAGAGGATCCAGATGGTGAAGGACGGCGACACCCTTGACCTCGGCGGAAAGACGCTCGAGTTCCTTGTCACGCCGTGGGTCCACTGGCCCGAGACGATGCTCACCTTTGAGAAGGAGGACGGTATCCTCTTTTCCTGCGACCTCTTCGGCTCCCACCTCGCCACAAGCGAACTCTTCGTGAGGGATTTCACGACGGTCTACCACGCGGCGAAACGCTACTACGCCGAGATCATGATGCCCTTCAGGACGAGCGTGAAGGCGGCGATGCAGAAGACAGCCGAGAGAGATGTGGCGATCATCGCTCCGAGCCACGGCCCGCTGTACCGCGACCCCTCGCTCATCCTCGGTGCCTATGAGGACTGGACCTCGGACGCCGTGAAGAACCTCGTTCTGATCCCGTACGTTTCGATGCACGGGAGCACGGCGAAGATGGTCTCGTTCTTTACCGACGCCCTCATCGAGCGGGGGGTTGAGGTGCGGCCGTACGACCTGACGCGAGCAGACCTCGGCGAGGTGGCGATGACATCCGTCGACGCGGCGACGATCGTCATTGCAGCGCCGACCGTCCTCTTCGGCCCTCACCCGGCGGCAGTCCATGCGGCCTATCTCCTCGGCGCCCTGAAGCCGAAGACGAAGTTCGTCTCGGTCATCGGCTCCTTTGGCTGGGGCGGCAGGGCCGTGCAGTACATCACCGATACCCTCGCTCCCCTCAAAGCTGAGATGATCGATCCCGTCTATGTCCGCGGTTATCCCGGACCGGAGGACCTTTCCGCGCTCACCGACCTCGCCGACACAATTGTTAAGAAGCATGAGGGCATAGTGACAGAACCGTAG
- a CDS encoding rubredoxin, translating into MEKYQCMICGHVYDPAKGEPKQKIEAGIAFADLADDWICPVCGAAKTKFKPVA; encoded by the coding sequence ATGGAAAAATATCAGTGTATGATCTGCGGTCATGTCTATGACCCGGCAAAGGGAGAACCGAAACAGAAGATCGAAGCGGGCATTGCATTTGCAGACCTTGCCGACGACTGGATCTGCCCGGTCTGCGGGGCTGCGAAGACAAAATTCAAACCGGTGGCATGA